A genomic window from Pseudogulbenkiania sp. MAI-1 includes:
- a CDS encoding efflux transporter outer membrane subunit has protein sequence MFAHPRCLALLLSVGVLTGCAAGPDYRSPEIALSSTFLGREAIDHRQVQHKADLTIWWAAFDDPLLTRFVSLALEQNLDIAQAAARVAQSRASLRYADAALLPAANVSITAAKAYQSVETPLGQVLNATPGFDRSGSSYKANLGASWEIDVFGGLRRGREAARAEYEASEAGAVAKRLAVAAQTADVYVTIRGLQARIAIARQQVETRRQLLAMVRLQYQKGIAAELQMNQAVGSLTQAEAQIPVLEAGLDSAMNALDVLLGVQPGTYRAELAPVAPVPVAPGLAETGTPAEMIRRRPDLIAAERRLAAATARIGVAVSEYYPKFSLAALLGSATAIASGNLFTAAASQAQGVLGLRWRLFDFGRVDAQIAAARGQEAEALAAWRLAVLRAAEDVENAFSALVKREAQVGILTRGESSLARARENSLAAYQGGVVSLIEVLDADSNLLQARDAKAQAQTEAARAAIASFRALGGGWDAPHAGSNRLSSHLSTTDRR, from the coding sequence ATGTTCGCCCACCCCCGCTGTCTCGCCCTCCTTCTGAGCGTCGGCGTCTTGACGGGCTGCGCCGCTGGGCCCGACTACCGATCACCCGAGATCGCGCTGTCGTCCACCTTCCTCGGCCGGGAAGCCATCGATCACCGGCAGGTTCAGCACAAGGCAGACCTCACGATCTGGTGGGCCGCCTTCGACGATCCCCTGCTGACGCGCTTCGTCTCCTTGGCCCTCGAACAGAACCTGGACATCGCGCAAGCGGCGGCACGTGTTGCCCAGTCGCGCGCGTCATTGCGCTACGCCGATGCGGCGCTGCTTCCGGCGGCCAACGTGAGTATAACCGCTGCGAAAGCCTACCAGTCAGTCGAGACCCCGCTGGGGCAGGTGCTCAACGCCACGCCCGGCTTCGATCGCAGCGGCAGTTCCTACAAAGCCAACCTCGGTGCGAGTTGGGAGATCGACGTGTTCGGCGGTCTGCGGCGGGGGCGGGAAGCCGCCCGCGCGGAATACGAGGCCTCCGAGGCCGGCGCGGTGGCGAAACGGCTGGCCGTGGCCGCGCAGACGGCGGACGTGTACGTCACGATCCGGGGCTTGCAGGCGCGCATCGCGATCGCCCGACAACAGGTGGAGACCCGCCGCCAGTTGCTCGCCATGGTCAGGCTCCAGTACCAGAAGGGGATCGCCGCCGAGCTCCAGATGAACCAGGCCGTGGGCTCGCTCACCCAGGCCGAGGCGCAGATCCCCGTCCTGGAAGCCGGCCTCGATTCGGCGATGAACGCGCTGGACGTGCTGCTCGGCGTGCAGCCGGGAACCTACCGCGCGGAGCTGGCCCCGGTGGCGCCGGTCCCGGTCGCGCCGGGGCTGGCCGAGACCGGCACTCCGGCCGAGATGATTCGGCGTCGGCCGGATCTCATCGCCGCCGAGCGGCGCCTGGCTGCGGCCACTGCGCGCATCGGCGTGGCGGTCTCGGAGTACTACCCCAAGTTCTCGCTCGCCGCCCTGCTGGGCAGCGCCACCGCGATTGCGAGCGGCAACCTCTTCACCGCGGCTGCCAGCCAGGCCCAGGGCGTCCTCGGACTGCGCTGGCGCCTGTTCGACTTCGGCCGCGTCGACGCGCAGATCGCCGCCGCCCGTGGCCAGGAGGCCGAAGCCCTGGCGGCCTGGCGGCTGGCCGTGTTGCGGGCGGCCGAGGATGTCGAGAACGCCTTCTCCGCCCTCGTCAAACGCGAGGCCCAAGTCGGCATCCTGACGCGGGGCGAATCGTCGCTCGCCCGTGCCCGCGAGAACTCGCTTGCCGCCTACCAGGGCGGCGTCGTCAGCCTGATCGAGGTGCTCGATGCCGACAGCAACCTGCTGCAGGCGCGCGACGCGAAGGCCCAGGCGCAAACGGAGGCTGCGCGCGCCGCCATTGCCTCCTTCCGGGCATTGGGGGGCGGATGGGATGCGCCGCATGCAGGCAGCAACCGCCTCTCCAGCCACCTTTCCACTACCGACCGCAGGTAA
- a CDS encoding chromate resistance protein ChrB domain-containing protein, producing MKWITRERPKIDRIACPWLITRFIDKSPEFLFAPPADVLKVAAETGAIPYDIPGVELSHEGELCSFDAFLKKYRLTEDLALQQLAVIVRGADTSRLDLTPQSAGLYALSLGLSQVYADDHEMLQHGLVMYEALYAWCKHCQAETHNWPPKM from the coding sequence ATGAAATGGATCACACGCGAGCGGCCGAAGATCGACCGCATTGCCTGTCCTTGGCTCATTACGCGCTTTATCGACAAGTCACCCGAGTTTCTGTTCGCCCCTCCGGCCGATGTGCTGAAGGTGGCGGCAGAGACGGGAGCCATTCCCTATGACATTCCCGGAGTCGAGCTCTCGCACGAGGGCGAGCTGTGCAGCTTCGATGCCTTCCTGAAGAAGTACCGCCTCACGGAAGATCTGGCGCTGCAGCAGCTCGCCGTCATCGTGCGTGGCGCCGACACGTCGCGGCTCGACCTGACCCCACAGTCAGCGGGGCTCTACGCGCTCTCGCTCGGGCTCTCCCAGGTCTATGCCGACGATCATGAGATGCTGCAGCATGGACTGGTGATGTACGAGGCGCTGTACGCCTGGTGCAAGCACTGCCAGGCGGAAACGCATAACTGGCCACCCAAGATGTGA
- a CDS encoding superoxide dismutase has translation MTYQIQPLACDAASLNGLSEQLIRSHHENNYSGAVKRLNAISERLQNLDFASAPVFELNGLKREELIAANSMILHELYFNSLGGTGSAPVGRLADALARDFGSIERWAAEFSAMGKALGGGSGWVLLTWSPRDRKLINQWASDHAHTLAGATPILALDMYEHAYHMDYGAKAGAYVDAFMQNIHWERVAAAFDQVSQTA, from the coding sequence ATGACTTACCAGATCCAGCCCTTGGCCTGCGATGCCGCCAGTCTCAACGGTCTGTCCGAACAGCTGATCCGCAGCCACCACGAGAACAACTACAGCGGCGCGGTAAAGCGCTTGAACGCGATCAGCGAGCGACTGCAGAACCTGGATTTCGCCAGCGCGCCGGTGTTCGAACTCAATGGCCTGAAGCGCGAAGAGTTGATCGCCGCCAACTCGATGATCCTGCACGAGCTGTACTTCAACAGCCTGGGCGGCACCGGCAGCGCGCCGGTCGGCCGCCTCGCCGACGCGCTGGCGCGCGACTTCGGCAGCATCGAGCGCTGGGCCGCCGAGTTCAGCGCCATGGGCAAGGCGCTGGGAGGGGGCTCGGGCTGGGTGTTGCTGACCTGGTCGCCACGCGACCGCAAACTGATCAACCAATGGGCGTCCGACCATGCCCATACCCTGGCCGGCGCCACGCCGATCCTGGCGCTGGACATGTACGAGCACGCCTATCACATGGACTACGGTGCAAAGGCTGGCGCTTATGTCGACGCCTTCATGCAGAACATCCACTGGGAGCGGGTGGCCGCAGCGTTCGACCAAGTTAGTCAGACAGCTTGA
- a CDS encoding chromate transporter, producing MNNTSNTAPISTHPPYTLWQLVLYFLRLGTFGFGGPVALVGYMHRDLVERHGWISESDYKEGLALAQLAPGPMAAQTAIYLGYVHYHILGATLVGLAFVLPSFLMVVALGWAYQQFGGLQWMQAVFYGVGAAVIGIIAISAHKLTTKSVGKDKLLWAIFLTLLTVTVITESEIAWLFLAAGVLGWFWHAPPKWLGKGSLNAVAAAQLPTASSLLAGLDLSLLSQIGLFFAKAGAFVFGSGLAIVPFLYGGVVTEHHWLNDKQFVDAVAVAMITPGPVVITVGFIGYLVAGLPGACVAALATFLPCYLLTILPAPYFKKYGKLPGVVAFVNGITAAAVGAITGSVIVIAKRSLIDVPTVLLAIGTILLLWRFKKLQEPVIVVGAAAIGLLLYPLLRH from the coding sequence TTGAACAATACGAGCAATACCGCTCCCATCAGCACGCACCCGCCCTACACCTTGTGGCAATTGGTGCTGTACTTCCTGCGCCTCGGCACCTTCGGCTTCGGCGGGCCGGTGGCCCTGGTTGGCTACATGCACCGAGACTTGGTCGAGCGCCACGGCTGGATCTCCGAATCCGACTACAAGGAAGGCCTCGCCCTGGCCCAACTGGCACCGGGGCCGATGGCCGCGCAAACCGCCATTTACCTCGGTTACGTGCATTACCACATCCTGGGCGCCACGCTGGTCGGGCTGGCCTTCGTGCTGCCCTCGTTCCTGATGGTGGTGGCACTGGGCTGGGCCTACCAGCAGTTTGGCGGGCTGCAATGGATGCAGGCCGTGTTCTACGGGGTCGGCGCCGCCGTGATCGGCATCATTGCGATCAGCGCCCACAAGCTGACGACCAAGAGTGTCGGCAAGGACAAGCTGTTGTGGGCGATCTTTTTGACCTTGCTCACCGTCACGGTGATCACCGAATCGGAAATCGCCTGGCTGTTCCTGGCGGCCGGCGTGCTGGGCTGGTTCTGGCACGCGCCGCCCAAATGGCTGGGCAAAGGCAGCTTGAACGCGGTCGCTGCCGCCCAGTTGCCGACCGCCAGCAGCCTGCTGGCCGGACTGGATCTGTCGCTGCTGAGCCAGATCGGCCTCTTCTTCGCCAAGGCCGGGGCGTTCGTGTTCGGCTCCGGGCTGGCGATCGTCCCGTTCCTCTACGGGGGCGTGGTGACCGAGCACCACTGGCTCAACGACAAGCAATTCGTCGATGCCGTCGCCGTCGCCATGATCACGCCGGGTCCGGTGGTTATCACGGTGGGCTTCATCGGCTACCTGGTCGCCGGGCTTCCCGGGGCATGTGTGGCGGCACTGGCCACGTTCCTGCCGTGCTATCTGCTCACCATCCTGCCCGCCCCGTATTTCAAGAAATACGGCAAGCTGCCGGGGGTGGTGGCGTTCGTGAACGGGATCACCGCGGCGGCGGTCGGTGCGATCACCGGTTCGGTCATCGTGATCGCCAAACGCTCGCTGATCGATGTGCCGACCGTGCTGCTGGCCATTGGCACCATCCTGTTGCTATGGCGCTTCAAGAAGCTGCAAGAGCCGGTGATCGTCGTCGGCGCGGCGGCCATCGGCCTGCTGCTGTACCCGCTGCTGCGTCACTGA
- a CDS encoding chromate resistance protein ChrB domain-containing protein, with protein MDQTHWLVLVTSVAGQNGSLRVRLWRQMKAIGAAALRDGVYLLPARSELRQALANLRDELLAADGLAYLLQVVEDDPTLQAEWRALFDRSEPYLQWGEALAALLAQLPESESEARRSLRQLRKELETIAASDFFAGEPLESARRQCNDAEKRLTRHYSPDEPLAVGGAIPHLDPTDYQQRLWATRARPWVDRVASAWLIRRFIDPAARFIWLTDIHACPVEALGFDFDGATFSHIGERVTFEVLLASFGLEHDPALVRLGELVHALDVGGSVVPEGIGFEAVLGGARNRIADDDQLLADISSVLDSLYTHFQGSAKP; from the coding sequence ATGGATCAGACTCACTGGCTCGTTTTGGTCACCAGCGTGGCCGGGCAAAACGGCAGCCTGCGCGTGCGACTCTGGCGGCAAATGAAAGCGATCGGCGCCGCCGCACTGCGCGACGGCGTCTACCTGCTGCCGGCCCGGAGCGAGCTGCGTCAGGCTCTGGCGAACCTGCGCGATGAACTGCTGGCCGCGGATGGCTTGGCCTACCTGCTGCAGGTGGTGGAAGACGACCCAACGTTGCAAGCGGAATGGCGCGCACTGTTCGACCGGAGCGAGCCCTACCTGCAATGGGGCGAGGCGCTGGCCGCGTTGCTCGCACAACTGCCGGAGTCGGAGAGCGAGGCCCGCCGCAGCCTGCGCCAACTGCGCAAGGAGCTGGAAACGATCGCGGCCAGCGACTTCTTTGCCGGCGAGCCGCTGGAGTCGGCCCGCCGGCAATGCAACGACGCGGAGAAGCGGTTGACCCGCCATTATTCGCCGGATGAACCGCTGGCGGTCGGCGGCGCAATCCCCCATCTCGACCCGACCGACTACCAGCAACGGCTGTGGGCCACTCGGGCTCGCCCTTGGGTCGATCGTGTCGCCTCGGCCTGGCTGATCCGCCGCTTCATCGACCCTGCCGCCCGCTTCATCTGGCTGACCGACATTCACGCCTGCCCGGTGGAGGCGCTGGGCTTCGATTTCGACGGGGCGACGTTCTCCCATATCGGGGAACGAGTGACGTTCGAGGTACTGCTGGCGAGTTTCGGCCTCGAGCACGATCCGGCACTGGTCCGACTTGGCGAACTGGTACACGCGCTCGATGTCGGCGGCAGCGTGGTGCCCGAGGGAATCGGCTTCGAAGCCGTGCTGGGCGGCGCGCGCAACCGGATAGCGGACGATGACCAGCTGCTCGCCGACATCAGCAGCGTATTGGACTCGCTGTACACCCACTTCCAGGGCTCGGCCAAACCGTAA
- a CDS encoding metal-sensing transcriptional repressor has protein sequence MPCSKGRGCLDIAQQLQAVESAVANAKKILVHDHIDHCLEQAMHEGSRSADDTLREFKEITKYL, from the coding sequence TTGCCATGCTCGAAGGGACGCGGTTGCCTGGACATTGCCCAGCAGCTTCAGGCCGTCGAGAGCGCCGTCGCCAACGCCAAGAAAATCCTGGTGCATGACCATATCGACCACTGCCTGGAACAGGCCATGCACGAGGGTTCGCGGAGCGCGGACGATACCCTGCGCGAGTTCAAAGAGATCACCAAATACCTATAG
- a CDS encoding NAD(P)-dependent alcohol dehydrogenase, producing the protein MSKAKAYAALNANSALVPFEIERRTPGPDDVQIQILYCGVCHSDLHTARNEWRNTLYPSVPGHEIVGRVVAVGKQVRNFKVGDLAGVGCMVDSCGNCPSCHDHEEQFCDHGFTGTYNGPLLGGENTYGGYSQSIVVKESFVLHIRHQEQDLAGVAPLLCAGITTYSPLSRWGAGPGKKVGIVGLGGLGHMGVKIAHAMGAQLVLFTTSAGKIEDGKCLGAGEVCVSTDPEQMARYAGQLDFILNTVAAPHALDPYVELLKRDGTMALVGAPAEPHPAPNVFGLILKRRRIASSLIGGIRETQEMLDFCAEHGISWRDKRTGAVRVRLRYNDRPMPEPR; encoded by the coding sequence ATGAGCAAGGCCAAAGCCTATGCGGCATTGAACGCCAACAGCGCGCTGGTTCCTTTTGAAATCGAACGTCGCACGCCGGGTCCGGACGATGTGCAGATCCAGATCCTTTATTGCGGGGTGTGCCATTCCGACCTGCATACCGCGCGCAACGAGTGGCGCAACACGCTGTACCCGTCCGTGCCGGGCCATGAGATCGTCGGCCGTGTCGTCGCCGTCGGCAAGCAGGTACGCAATTTCAAGGTAGGGGATCTGGCCGGTGTCGGCTGCATGGTGGATAGCTGCGGAAATTGTCCGTCCTGCCACGACCACGAGGAACAGTTCTGCGACCACGGTTTTACCGGTACCTACAACGGTCCGCTGCTCGGCGGGGAAAACACTTACGGCGGTTACTCGCAGAGTATCGTGGTCAAGGAATCCTTCGTCCTGCACATCCGTCACCAGGAGCAGGACCTCGCCGGTGTCGCCCCCTTGCTGTGCGCCGGCATCACCACCTACTCGCCGCTGAGTCGTTGGGGCGCGGGTCCGGGCAAGAAGGTCGGCATCGTCGGTCTGGGCGGGCTGGGCCACATGGGGGTCAAGATCGCGCATGCCATGGGCGCGCAGTTGGTGTTGTTCACCACGTCGGCCGGCAAGATCGAGGATGGCAAGTGTCTGGGGGCGGGTGAGGTGTGCGTTTCCACCGACCCCGAACAGATGGCGCGCTATGCCGGCCAGCTCGATTTCATCCTCAATACGGTCGCCGCTCCGCACGCTCTGGATCCTTACGTGGAATTGCTCAAGCGCGACGGCACGATGGCCCTGGTGGGCGCGCCGGCCGAGCCGCACCCGGCGCCGAACGTGTTCGGGCTGATCCTGAAGCGCCGCCGCATCGCCAGTTCGTTGATCGGTGGTATCCGCGAGACGCAGGAGATGCTGGATTTCTGCGCGGAACACGGCATCTCATGGCGCGACAAGCGCACAGGAGCTGTCCGCGTCAGGCTGCGGTACAACGACAGGCCGATGCCGGAACCAAGATAG
- a CDS encoding carboxymuconolactone decarboxylase family protein has protein sequence MSTPISPRSAITLEDVRSVSPMLAQLTQDAIVDNMWQRPTLPARERSMVTLAALIAHNQTMAMQHYANLALDHGVTPGEISEIVTHLAFYAGWPNAFSAVAAIKDIFAQRGIGLDQLPPAGPEPAAPGQVSGE, from the coding sequence ATGTCCACCCCGATTTCTCCTCGTTCCGCCATCACCCTGGAAGACGTGCGCTCGGTCTCGCCGATGCTCGCCCAACTCACTCAGGATGCGATCGTCGACAACATGTGGCAGCGGCCCACTCTGCCGGCCCGCGAACGCAGCATGGTGACGCTGGCCGCCCTGATCGCGCACAACCAGACCATGGCCATGCAGCACTATGCCAATCTGGCGCTCGACCACGGTGTGACCCCTGGCGAGATTTCCGAGATTGTCACGCACCTGGCGTTTTATGCCGGTTGGCCGAATGCCTTTTCGGCGGTGGCGGCGATCAAGGATATCTTCGCTCAGCGCGGCATCGGCCTCGATCAATTGCCTCCCGCTGGGCCGGAGCCTGCCGCGCCCGGTCAAGTGAGTGGTGAGTGA
- a CDS encoding flavodoxin family protein, with product MLISIVYDSGYGHTAKQAQAVAEGVRQVPGAEVQLVAVADGPIQWETLEASDAIIFGSPTYNGTVSARLKQVMEESTRPAWLPQSWRNKIAAGFTNSGAQHGDKLNTLITMALFAAQHGMIWVGLDLFPGRSADERNRIGGWLGAMAQSDDVAPELSPIDSDLQTAAYLGQRVAEIARQFK from the coding sequence ATGTTGATTTCCATCGTTTACGACAGCGGTTATGGCCACACCGCCAAACAAGCCCAGGCGGTTGCCGAAGGCGTGCGCCAGGTGCCCGGCGCAGAAGTACAACTGGTTGCCGTGGCCGACGGCCCGATCCAGTGGGAAACGCTGGAAGCCAGCGACGCCATCATCTTCGGCTCGCCCACCTATAACGGCACGGTCAGTGCCCGCCTCAAGCAAGTCATGGAGGAGTCCACCCGTCCCGCGTGGCTGCCGCAGAGCTGGCGCAACAAGATTGCCGCCGGCTTCACCAACTCCGGCGCCCAGCACGGCGATAAGCTCAATACGCTGATCACCATGGCGCTGTTCGCGGCTCAGCACGGCATGATCTGGGTCGGGCTCGATCTGTTCCCCGGTCGTTCGGCGGACGAACGTAACCGCATCGGCGGTTGGCTGGGCGCGATGGCGCAGTCCGACGATGTGGCGCCCGAACTTTCACCGATCGACAGCGACCTGCAGACTGCGGCTTACCTCGGCCAGCGTGTCGCTGAAATCGCGCGCCAATTCAAATAA
- a CDS encoding LysR family transcriptional regulator, producing the protein MDSSQRVRAILSFVQAAQVGSFAAAARSLGISSAAVSKNVASLERALGVRLMNRTTRSLS; encoded by the coding sequence ATGGACTCATCGCAGCGCGTGCGCGCCATCCTTTCCTTCGTACAGGCGGCCCAGGTCGGCAGTTTTGCCGCAGCGGCACGTAGCCTGGGCATTTCCTCGGCGGCGGTGAGCAAGAATGTCGCGAGCCTGGAGCGCGCGCTTGGCGTACGCCTGATGAATCGCACTACCCGCTCGCTCAGCTGA
- a CDS encoding substrate binding domain-containing protein: protein MDTVAAQRVVPTGRVRISTSAAFGRDQVMPALPGLLERYPALNVEVDFDDRRVDLVQKGYDLAIRGGQIADSALVSRPICRLNMALVAAPAYLARHGIPRTPQDLQQHRLIARRFLGGRLSRWAFRQEDGSLAELDPAAAIVTVSAPEALVQAALSGLGIAQVGIHHAWAHLRAGSLKVVLADCHHPGTYEMVLQYPHRALLAPRVRATVDYLLEAFSHDEALHVPLTALRECAA, encoded by the coding sequence GTGGATACCGTGGCCGCACAGCGTGTGGTGCCGACCGGGCGCGTGCGCATTTCGACCAGCGCCGCATTCGGGCGCGATCAGGTGATGCCTGCGCTGCCGGGATTGCTGGAACGCTATCCGGCGCTGAACGTCGAGGTGGACTTCGATGACCGCCGGGTCGACCTAGTGCAGAAGGGCTACGACCTGGCCATCCGGGGCGGGCAGATCGCCGACTCCGCCTTGGTATCGCGCCCGATTTGCCGCCTGAACATGGCGTTGGTCGCTGCTCCCGCCTACCTGGCCCGGCACGGGATTCCACGGACACCGCAAGATCTGCAACAGCATCGTTTGATCGCCCGGCGTTTTCTCGGCGGCCGGCTCTCGCGCTGGGCCTTTCGGCAGGAGGATGGCAGCCTGGCTGAGCTCGACCCGGCTGCCGCCATTGTCACCGTGTCAGCCCCCGAGGCCCTGGTGCAGGCGGCACTGTCTGGCCTCGGCATCGCCCAGGTAGGCATCCACCACGCCTGGGCCCATCTGCGCGCCGGTTCGTTGAAGGTGGTGCTGGCCGACTGCCACCACCCCGGCACCTACGAGATGGTGCTGCAATACCCCCACCGAGCCTTGCTTGCCCCACGGGTGCGCGCCACCGTCGACTACCTCCTCGAGGCGTTTTCCCATGATGAAGCCTTGCATGTGCCGCTGACGGCACTGCGAGAGTGCGCAGCATAA
- a CDS encoding TonB-dependent receptor plug domain-containing protein: MKRIAAAVAAAYLPLALPAFADTELPTVHVEASSEAAPETYQAVVSTTATKIKAPLRDIPQTVNVVTESLIEDQGARSVQDVLKNVPGVSFNNGDGQRDQFYIRGFNALGDMFVDGIRDDALYYRDLSNTERVEVVKGPAG; the protein is encoded by the coding sequence ATGAAGCGCATTGCTGCTGCCGTCGCGGCGGCCTATCTCCCGCTCGCCCTGCCGGCCTTTGCCGACACCGAGTTGCCGACCGTCCACGTGGAGGCCTCTTCCGAAGCGGCTCCCGAGACCTACCAAGCCGTCGTCTCGACGACGGCGACCAAGATCAAGGCGCCGCTGCGCGACATTCCGCAGACCGTGAACGTCGTGACCGAGAGTCTGATCGAGGACCAGGGCGCGCGCTCGGTGCAGGACGTGCTCAAGAACGTCCCCGGCGTGTCGTTCAACAACGGCGACGGCCAGCGCGACCAGTTCTACATCCGCGGCTTCAACGCCCTGGGCGACATGTTCGTCGACGGCATCCGCGACGACGCGCTGTACTACCGTGACTTGTCCAATACCGAGCGTGTCGAGGTGGTGAAGGGGCCGGCTGGCTGA
- a CDS encoding LysR substrate-binding domain-containing protein, with amino-acid sequence MTPTPVRSERHFGCLKGLSTDRLVLVTPEGHPLSQRQKVIFTDVLDYQHVSMHEGSTLHAFLLDLSAQHGHTLTLRIQLRSFEGMCRMIETGVGIGILPESAALRHQQTMKLAVIEIDEEWTLRKRSVLVRDMEALPGCARVLVAELMASGSGGSDHAA; translated from the coding sequence ATGACTCCCACGCCCGTCCGGAGCGAGCGTCACTTTGGCTGCCTGAAGGGACTCAGCACCGACCGCCTGGTTCTGGTCACTCCCGAAGGACACCCGCTCAGTCAGCGCCAAAAGGTCATTTTCACCGACGTGCTCGACTACCAGCACGTCAGCATGCATGAAGGCAGCACACTGCACGCCTTCCTGCTGGATCTCAGCGCCCAGCATGGCCATACCCTCACCCTGCGCATCCAGCTTCGCAGCTTCGAAGGCATGTGCCGCATGATCGAGACCGGGGTCGGTATCGGCATCCTCCCGGAGTCGGCGGCACTGCGCCATCAGCAGACCATGAAGCTCGCCGTGATCGAAATCGACGAAGAATGGACGTTGCGCAAACGAAGTGTGCTGGTACGGGACATGGAAGCCCTGCCCGGCTGCGCCAGGGTGCTGGTGGCGGAACTCATGGCCTCGGGATCGGGCGGGAGCGATCACGCGGCTTAG